One Tissierellales bacterium genomic window, ATACTTATTAAAGAAATAAAACAAAAGGATAATAATTTTGAAAGGATATTTTTAAACATAACCAATGAGGAGGTAAGGTAGATGAAAGCATTCTTTTATCTTTTAAAAGTATCTTTAGAAAAAACTTTTAAAGAACTTAAAAGATATAGATTTAATACAGTATCAAGATTTTTACTTTTCTATGTTTTATTTATGGCAATGTTTTCAGGTATTAAAGGGTTTGGCACATCTCTAGGGTTGTCTAATGTAGAAATGGGTGATAACTTAGAAGGATTTATAGTCGGATATTTTCTATGGACAGTTATGTTTATATCCTTTGTGGACATTGCCTATAATATAATAGATGATGCTAATAAAGGAACTCTGGAACAACTAAATATGTCTAATATAGATCTTTCACAAATATTAGTTGTAAGAAGTCTAGCGAATTTATTAATAAATGTGTTATTCTCTATGGTTCTTCTTTTTGTCATTATGTACTCTACAGATCATTGGTTAGAAATAAAAATGTTTTCTACCATAGTTCCTATTTTTATTGGCATATTTAGTATATTAGGTTTAGGTTTAATATGTGGGGGATTAGCTTTAATATTTAAAAAGGTACAATCACTATTAAATTTAGCACAGTTTTTCTTAATAGCCCTAGTTACAGGTTTTCCTAAAAATAAAATAGTATCAGGATTAATTCCTTTTAATGCTGCAGCAGAAAAAGTTCATCTAACTATGACTAGAGGGTATACCATTACAGATTTTTCTGTCCTTGACTATGGAATAATAATTGGAAATTCTATTCTTTATTTTACTATAGGATTATTTGTTTTTAACCAATGTGTAAAGGTAGCAAAACAGAAAGGTCTATTAGGACAATATTAATAAGTAGGGATGGGAAATGAATAAATACTCAAGATATTTTTATTTAATTGGTCGATTAATGTATATTTTTATTTTTATAGATATTATTTATAGGACTAAGGGAGATATCTCTAGTTCTATACTATTTGCTAGTATTTTTTTAGCAGTTGCAATAAATGACCATTTAAGAATATATGGATATTATAAAAAATATAAATATGGATATTATATATCTTTATTTATTTCAGCCATTGTTAGTGTTATAATGGCTTATTTTATCTATGGATACATAGATTTTTATATGTTTATAATTTTGCATGAAATAGGCTTATATACTGGTGGTAAGATAGGAAAGATACTTTTCACATCTGATCTTATTATTATTCTCAGTGTAATTATATTAAGGCAAATACCTTCTTTTAATGAAGTGTTGAGTATAAGATTCTGGAAAGATAACGCATTTGCCTTTATAATAACATCATCTTTTATAATATCTTACTCTTTTTCCATACAAGCCTATAAAGCATTATACATTGAAAAAACAAAAGTAGAAAAAATGAATAAAAAGTTAGAACAGCAATCTGAAGAAATAGAAAGATTAACTATAACAAAAGAGAGAAATAGAGTAGCTCAAGAAATTCATGATTATTTGGGCCATAATTTATCTGCATTAAATATGAATTTAGATGTAGCTGGAAAAATAATAGATAAATATCCCAGTAAAACAGAAGAAATTATTAATAAATGTCAAATATTAACTAAAGAGAGTATGGAGGGTTTAAGGGAGGCGGTATATGCTTTGAAGGAAGGAGATTATTCTTTTAATTTAAAATACTCTATAGAGGGACTTATTGAGAATTTTTCTAATACTGGCAGTGTAAATATTATTTTCAACTATAATAAGAAAGTGGATGAATTATTATTAAATTATAAAAATACAATTTACTCTATTATAAGAGAAAGTTTAACTAATAGTATAAGACATGGACAGGCTGATGAAATTTGTATTGATATTGATATAGATAATGGATTTGTAAACATTATACTTAAAGATAATGGAATAGGCTGTAGTGAAATAATTAAGGGTAATGGGCTTAAGGGAATTGAAAATAGAATATTAAGCATTGATGGAAAAGTAGATTATATTACCGATGTAAATGAAGGATTTGAAATAAGGGCTAATATTCCTATTAAATATGAATTTTAAATTTTCTCATTCTCTTGTTATATGCTATAATACTATCTGGATGAAAATAGTTACTTAGTTTAGCATTGTTACAAAGGAGGAAATAAATGAAATCTAAAGGCATAGCCATACTAGCTGATTTTGATGGTACAATAACGGAAATAGATACTAATTTAAAATTGATTAGTACTTTTGCTGAAGAAAAACATGAAGAAATAAGGGAATTATATAATGAGGGAAAAATGGATTTACTTAGTTCTATAAGACTTCAATATAAGTATATTAAACTAACGGAAGAAGAATATATAGATTTTATATTAAATGAAATTAATATTACAGAAGGATTTGTAGAATTTTATAAAAATATTAAAAATAAAAATATCCCTTTTGCTATAGTTAGTGGAGGCTTTGA contains:
- a CDS encoding ABC transporter permease produces the protein MKAFFYLLKVSLEKTFKELKRYRFNTVSRFLLFYVLFMAMFSGIKGFGTSLGLSNVEMGDNLEGFIVGYFLWTVMFISFVDIAYNIIDDANKGTLEQLNMSNIDLSQILVVRSLANLLINVLFSMVLLFVIMYSTDHWLEIKMFSTIVPIFIGIFSILGLGLICGGLALIFKKVQSLLNLAQFFLIALVTGFPKNKIVSGLIPFNAAAEKVHLTMTRGYTITDFSVLDYGIIIGNSILYFTIGLFVFNQCVKVAKQKGLLGQY
- a CDS encoding histidine kinase, whose translation is MNKYSRYFYLIGRLMYIFIFIDIIYRTKGDISSSILFASIFLAVAINDHLRIYGYYKKYKYGYYISLFISAIVSVIMAYFIYGYIDFYMFIILHEIGLYTGGKIGKILFTSDLIIILSVIILRQIPSFNEVLSIRFWKDNAFAFIITSSFIISYSFSIQAYKALYIEKTKVEKMNKKLEQQSEEIERLTITKERNRVAQEIHDYLGHNLSALNMNLDVAGKIIDKYPSKTEEIINKCQILTKESMEGLREAVYALKEGDYSFNLKYSIEGLIENFSNTGSVNIIFNYNKKVDELLLNYKNTIYSIIRESLTNSIRHGQADEICIDIDIDNGFVNIILKDNGIGCSEIIKGNGLKGIENRILSIDGKVDYITDVNEGFEIRANIPIKYEF